One region of Triticum aestivum cultivar Chinese Spring chromosome 6B, IWGSC CS RefSeq v2.1, whole genome shotgun sequence genomic DNA includes:
- the LOC123133094 gene encoding uncharacterized protein: MARQRHCDTRICNECLVQITLQPQQRAPQVTQNADKFILQSTKVPKSLRDEDIIENIFHEEVGKVVDEVDLMVVYEPTKHQENCKSRKDTNMPAEEFPVVKKKKIVGSVFGKSKLVSSKIAEATSMGANSSEQGQCMEQTELFILHPLQSFSHHYSTNMRYLEKENDRAVDQPTGAMGSVLDKLGKLLEVDYNLEDNIKTDIKSFSEKLMKMHQILSKKGKLDGVKIWVDQVREMS; encoded by the exons ATGGCCAGACAAAGGCATTGTGACACCAGGATATGTAACGAGTGTCTTGTTCAGATAACATTGCAGCCACAACAGAGGGCACCACAAGTTACACAGAACGCTGACAAGTTCATCTTGCAGAGCACAAAAGTGCCCAAGAGTCTTAGAGATGAGGATATCATTGAAAATATATTCCATGAAGAGGTTGGTAAAGTGGTTGATGAGGTGGATTTGATGGTTGTGTATGAGCCTACGAAGCACCAAGAAAACTGTAAGAGCAGAAAAGACACCAACATGCCAGCTGAGGAATTTCCCGTG GTGAAGAAGAAAAAGATTGTTGGGTCTGTTTTTGGAAAGAGCAAACTTGTTAGTAGCAAAATTGCAGAGGCAACTTCCATG GGTGCCAATTCAAGCGAGCAAGGACAATGTATGGAGCAAACAGAGCTGTTTATTTTACACCCACTACAAAGCTTTTCACACCATTATTCTACCAACATGAGATACCTCGAGAAAGAAAACGACAGAGCCGTGGATCAACCAACGGGGGCTATGGGCAGCGTACTCGACAAGTTGGGCAAGCTCCTTGAGGTGGACTACAATCTTGAGGACAACATCAAGACAGATATCAAGTCTTTTTCCGAAAAGTTGATGAAGATGCACCAAATCCTCAGCAAGAAGGGAAAGCTTGATGGGGTCAAGATTTGGGTTGACCAAGTCAGGGAGATGTCATAA